Within Candidatus Omnitrophota bacterium, the genomic segment TGGGTTGATCCAGTTGCCCAAGCCTTTGACCAAAAATGGCAACGGCCAGGCGCGTCCGTTGCTCACGCCCGCCTCGGAGGACAGAAAAGCCGTGCTGGAGAGGGTCTCGGCGCTGGAGCCGTTGGTCTTTGGGAACGTGCCACGCGGGGGGGCGGACTCGCGCCTGTGGAATGAATTGATCCAGCGGCATCATTACCTGGGGTACTGCCCCTTGAGCGGCGCGCAAATGCGTTATCTGGTTTGGAGCGCAGATGGCCGGTTGCTGGCCGCCCTGGGATTTGGCGCCTCCGCCTGGCAAATCAAGCCGCGTGATCAATTCATTGGCTGGGATGATGGACAACGGCCGCGGGGACTGCATCTGATTGTCAACCAGGCGCGCTTTTTGATTTTGCCTTGGGTGAGATCGCCCGGATTGGCCTCACGGATTTTAGCGGGGATGATCCAGCCGCTCCAAGCCGATTGGGGCCTGCGTTATGGGTACCAGCCGGTCTTGTTGGAAAGTTTCGTGGAAACGACACGCTTTGCGGGCACTTCGTATAAGGCGGCCAATTGGATTTTCGCGGGGCAAACCCAAGGCCGTGGCAAATTGGAAAAACACCACCACCAGGCTTCTTCG encodes:
- a CDS encoding DUF4338 domain-containing protein; translated protein: MSQESFGRYCGRDFSAAELTHIRELLRLQPALHRAGLSRRICQDLDWRNVCGQLKEMSCRVALLRMQKDGLIQLPKPLTKNGNGQARPLLTPASEDRKAVLERVSALEPLVFGNVPRGGADSRLWNELIQRHHYLGYCPLSGAQMRYLVWSADGRLLAALGFGASAWQIKPRDQFIGWDDGQRPRGLHLIVNQARFLILPWVRSPGLASRILAGMIQPLQADWGLRYGYQPVLLESFVETTRFAGTSYKAANWIFAGQTQGRGKLEKHHHQASSIKQIWLYPLHPHFRKILCP